A window of the Scleropages formosus chromosome 21, fSclFor1.1, whole genome shotgun sequence genome harbors these coding sequences:
- the LOC108924267 gene encoding ORM1-like protein 1: MNVGVAHSEVNPNTQVMNSRGMWLTYTLGVALLHVVLLSIPFFSVPVVWTLTNVIHNAGMYVFLHAVKGTPFETPDQGKARLLTHWEQLDYGVQFTSSRKFFTISPIILYFLASFYTKYNMVHFVINTCSLLTVLIPKLPQLHGVRVLGINKY, from the exons ATGAACGTGGGTGTAGCTCACAGCGAGGTGAACCCCAACACTCAGGTGATGAACAGCCGGGGGATGTGGCTGACTTACACCCTCGGAGTCGCACTTCTCCACGTGGTGCTGCTGAGTATCCCTTTCTTCAGCGTTCCCGTTGTGTGGACCCTCACTAACGTGATACACAACGCG GGCATGTATGTGTTCCTGCACGCAGTAAAAGGAACTCCTTTCGAGACACCTGATCAGGGAAAAGCCAGGCTGCTGACACACTGGGAGCAGTTGGACTATGGTGTGCAGTTTAcatcttccagaaagttcttcACCATCTCGCCAATAATCCT ATACTTTCTTGCAAGTTTCTACACAAAGTATAACATGGTGCACTTTGTAATAAACACCTGTTCTCTTCTGACCGTGCTCATCCCCAAATTACCGCAGCTGCATGGAGTTCGGGTCTTAGGCATTAACAAGTATTGA